A part of Acipenser ruthenus chromosome 50, fAciRut3.2 maternal haplotype, whole genome shotgun sequence genomic DNA contains:
- the LOC131721947 gene encoding macrosialin-like — translation MKTTGTMLLFLALAAIVALCASEEENPSWPHHKKAATMSPAKEFTSPTQSTTIPVTNHTTHAPTTNHTIPMTNLTTAAPITNHTTHAPITNHTTHAPITNHTTPAITNHTTPMTNHTTHAPITNHTTPMITNHTTATTPAPKPTPPAVLEVGDYSVKEGKVVCVRARLAIQLKIQYNVTGGKQSWGTFIVQPNKTAASGKCQDKQATLKLNFKEGSITFLFQKDNNNVFVKFIKAEVNYTFTNTESHFSASNNSLSVFGAGIGRSYSCKNQSVMINSGFYLETSQQQVQAFNITKGDFGPADFCPADKPNYTIAIAVGVVLAILIVIVIIAYLISRRRGQAGYQTL, via the exons atgaagACTACAGGAACCATGCTTCTCTTTCTAGCACTGGCAGCTATTGTTG CTCTCTGTGCATCTGAGGAAGAAAACCCAAGTTGGCCACATCATAAAAAAGCAGCCACGATGTCACCAGCTAAAGAATTTACCAGTCCTACCCAAAGCACCACTATACCAGTGACCAATCACACAACCCATGCACCAACCACCAATCACACAATCCCAATGACCAACCTTACAACTGCCGCACCAATCACAAACCACACAACCCACGCACCAATCACAAACCACACAACCCACGCACCAATCACAAATCACACAACACCAGCAATCACCAATCACACAACCCCAATGACCAATCATACTACCCATGCACCAATCACCAACCACACCACTCCAATGATCACCAATCACACCACAGCTACTACACCCGCTCCAAAGCCAACTCCCCCTGCAGTCCTGGAAGTGGGTGATTACAGTGTGAAGGAAGGGAAGGTTGTGTGTGTCAGAGCTAGGTTGGCGATACAGTTGAAAATTCAATACAACGTTACTGGAGGAAAACAG tcatggGGCACGTTTATTGTCCAGCCGAACAAAACCGCAGCTTCAGGCAAATGCCAAGATAAACAAGCCACACTTAAACTGAACTTCAAGGAGGGGTCAATCACCTTCTTATTCCAAAag GACAATAACAATGTGTTTGTGAAATTCATCAAGGCTGAAGTCAATTACACATTTACAAATACAG AGTCTCACTTCTCGGCTTCCAATAACTCTCTGTCTGTGTTCGGGGCTGGGATTGGACGCTCATACAGCTGCAAGAACCAATCGGTGATGATCAATTCCGGATTCTACCTGGAGACCAGCCAGCAACAGGTTCAGGCCTTTAACATCACCAAGGGAGACTTCGGACCAG CTGACTTCTGTCCTGCAGACAAACCCAATTACACCATAGCCATTGCAGTGGGTGTGGTCTTAGCCATCCTGATTGTCATCGTCATCATCGCTTACCTCATCAGCAGGAGGCGGGGCCAAGCTGGATACCAGACTCTATAA